One genomic window of Actinoplanes lobatus includes the following:
- the modA gene encoding molybdate ABC transporter substrate-binding protein, translating to MKRFATAAGLAVLLTFGLAGCGDSGDTKEEGETGAVTVFAAASLTESFTTLGKQFEAAHPGSKVTFNFGGSSGLATQINEGAPADVFASASPKTMQTVTSAENPVTFVRNQLVIAVAKGNPKGITGLADLTKPDLKVALCAEAVPCGAAAKTALEAAGVKLTPVTLEQDVKAALSKVKLGEVDAALVYRTDAKASAADVDGIEFPESAKAINDYPIALLKSAANTTGGQAFIDYVLSADGVKVLTEAGFQAP from the coding sequence ATCAAACGTTTCGCCACCGCGGCCGGACTCGCGGTTCTTCTCACGTTCGGGCTCGCCGGCTGCGGTGACAGCGGTGACACCAAGGAGGAAGGCGAGACCGGCGCGGTCACCGTCTTCGCCGCCGCCTCGCTCACCGAGTCGTTCACCACCCTCGGCAAGCAGTTCGAGGCCGCCCACCCGGGCAGCAAGGTCACCTTCAACTTCGGCGGCAGCTCGGGGCTGGCCACCCAGATCAACGAGGGCGCCCCGGCGGACGTGTTCGCCTCCGCCTCCCCGAAGACCATGCAGACCGTCACCAGCGCCGAGAACCCGGTCACGTTCGTACGCAATCAGCTCGTCATCGCCGTTGCCAAGGGCAACCCGAAAGGCATCACCGGGCTCGCCGACCTGACCAAACCGGACCTGAAGGTGGCGCTCTGCGCCGAGGCCGTCCCGTGCGGCGCCGCCGCCAAGACCGCCCTCGAGGCGGCCGGTGTCAAACTCACCCCGGTCACCCTGGAGCAGGACGTGAAGGCCGCCCTGTCCAAGGTGAAACTCGGCGAGGTCGACGCCGCCCTGGTCTACCGCACCGACGCCAAGGCGTCTGCCGCCGACGTGGACGGCATCGAGTTCCCCGAGTCCGCCAAGGCGATCAACGACTACCCGATCGCCCTGCTCAAGAGCGCCGCCAACACCACCGGCGGGCAGGCGTTCATCGACTACGTGCTCTCCGCCGACGGGGTGAAGGTCCTCACCGAAGCCGGGTTCCAGGCACCCTAG
- a CDS encoding ALF repeat-containing protein has translation MKRRNVFRAVAAAGVGALVAPSPAFAAGPPALVTNPAQADREFVLWLSVHDPRRSVREAATAALATAAQVTTFLASGYQAALDQAAQIRAGHLDFANSKAAAHPASTFPWVAAAARRALEGTDAELAEFAGTGYAAALRDDQAGIAYDDGAALVTPADWDFLSTLVALDAGTSIYQRARFVDTDADLAEFLRHGLLSAAAVDLDLLRAQYVADEWAKWPELRFRTVQAVEIDQAARAGTASPATAVRAWQDLINRFNRQPSYWSQGERLTRTRSEAWGRVSQRAGASSTFYLDPIVGGAAAVRGRWLTETSNAAERSAWWTTLIRYAEDTVLDWMHS, from the coding sequence TTGAAGCGCAGGAATGTTTTCCGGGCCGTGGCCGCCGCCGGAGTGGGCGCGCTGGTGGCGCCGTCGCCGGCGTTCGCGGCGGGTCCACCGGCCCTGGTGACGAACCCGGCCCAGGCCGACCGGGAGTTCGTCCTCTGGCTGTCGGTCCACGATCCGCGCCGGTCCGTCCGCGAGGCGGCCACCGCCGCCCTGGCCACCGCCGCGCAGGTCACGACGTTTCTCGCCAGCGGCTACCAGGCCGCGCTGGACCAGGCGGCACAGATCCGGGCGGGCCACCTCGACTTCGCCAACAGCAAGGCGGCCGCGCACCCGGCGTCGACGTTCCCATGGGTCGCCGCGGCGGCCCGGCGCGCGCTCGAGGGCACCGATGCGGAGCTGGCCGAGTTCGCCGGCACCGGCTACGCGGCGGCGCTGCGCGACGATCAGGCCGGGATTGCGTACGACGACGGCGCGGCCCTGGTGACCCCGGCCGACTGGGACTTCCTCTCGACCCTGGTCGCCCTCGACGCGGGCACCAGCATCTATCAGCGTGCCCGATTCGTGGACACCGACGCCGACCTGGCGGAGTTCCTGCGCCACGGCCTGCTCAGCGCGGCTGCCGTGGACCTCGACCTGCTCCGGGCGCAGTACGTCGCCGACGAGTGGGCGAAGTGGCCGGAGCTGCGGTTCCGGACCGTGCAAGCCGTCGAGATCGACCAGGCCGCCCGGGCGGGCACCGCGAGCCCCGCCACCGCCGTGCGGGCGTGGCAGGACCTGATCAACCGGTTCAACCGGCAACCGTCCTACTGGTCCCAGGGCGAGCGGCTGACGCGGACCCGGAGCGAGGCGTGGGGCCGCGTCTCGCAGCGGGCCGGCGCGTCGTCGACCTTCTACCTGGACCCGATCGTCGGCGGCGCGGCGGCCGTCCGCGGCCGGTGGCTCACGGAGACCAGCAACGCCGCCGAACGGTCGGCCTGGTGGACCACCCTGATCCGGTACGCCGAGGACACCGTCCTCGACTGGATGCATTCCTGA
- a CDS encoding group II truncated hemoglobin — MTGVETTLYEHVGGHGALHRLVADWYPTVLADPLLHPLFGDGHPEHIDHLTAFLGEVFGGPTTYTDDLGGFPAILEAHRGKRIRADQRQRFIDLFLAAADRTGLPGDSRTRTALRDYLDFGTEVAVQNSHATADTDLHPCQEVPRWDG, encoded by the coding sequence ATGACCGGCGTTGAGACCACATTGTACGAACATGTCGGCGGCCACGGTGCGTTGCACCGTCTGGTCGCCGACTGGTATCCGACCGTTCTCGCCGACCCACTCCTGCACCCGCTCTTCGGTGACGGGCACCCCGAACACATCGACCATCTGACCGCGTTCCTGGGCGAGGTGTTCGGCGGGCCCACCACGTACACCGATGATCTCGGAGGTTTTCCGGCGATCCTGGAGGCGCATCGCGGAAAAAGGATCCGTGCGGATCAGCGGCAGCGTTTCATCGACCTCTTCCTGGCCGCCGCCGACCGCACCGGCCTGCCCGGCGACTCCCGCACCCGGACGGCACTGCGCGACTACCTCGACTTCGGCACCGAGGTGGCCGTCCAGAACTCGCACGCGACCGCCGACACCGACCTGCACCCCTGTCAGGAGGTGCCGCGCTGGGACGGCTGA
- a CDS encoding HAD family hydrolase, giving the protein MRAVLFDLDDTLVDQESASAAAVVAWAATFGITDAGVARRWSGISHRHYARYQRREITFTGQRRDRVREFLGREMTDAEADELFAGYLERYEAGWTIFDDAVPALRRARAAGLTVGILTNGEEGQQRRKVDRFGLTAEIDLLVASSVLPAGKPDPRAFGYAVGLLGTAPAETLMVGNSLGKDVLGAQNAGLLAVLLDRADAHPGAGVHRVRSLDELTF; this is encoded by the coding sequence ATGCGTGCCGTGCTGTTCGATCTCGATGACACCCTGGTGGACCAGGAGAGCGCCTCCGCGGCCGCGGTCGTGGCGTGGGCCGCGACGTTCGGGATCACCGACGCCGGGGTGGCCCGGCGCTGGTCCGGGATCTCCCACCGGCACTACGCGCGCTACCAGCGCCGCGAGATCACCTTCACCGGGCAGCGGCGCGACCGGGTGCGGGAGTTCCTCGGCCGGGAGATGACCGACGCCGAGGCGGACGAACTGTTCGCCGGATACCTGGAACGGTACGAGGCCGGCTGGACGATCTTCGATGACGCGGTGCCGGCGCTGCGGCGGGCCCGGGCGGCCGGGCTGACCGTCGGCATCCTCACCAACGGCGAGGAGGGCCAGCAGCGCCGCAAAGTGGACCGGTTCGGCCTGACCGCCGAGATCGACCTGCTCGTGGCGTCGTCGGTGCTGCCCGCCGGCAAACCGGACCCGCGGGCGTTCGGGTACGCGGTCGGCCTGCTCGGCACGGCCCCGGCCGAGACGCTGATGGTCGGCAACTCGCTCGGCAAGGACGTCCTCGGCGCCCAGAACGCCGGCCTGCTCGCCGTACTGCTCGACCGCGCCGACGCCCACCCCGGCGCCGGCGTCCACCGCGTCCGCTCCCTCGACGAGCTCACCTTCTGA
- a CDS encoding tetratricopeptide repeat protein → MTGNLVFGDIVQIAHVGGDVTIVSRQPPPYRVVPADDRPVPVSADRARAQPSRLLLARHQIVPFTGRQRTLDSLATWSDGSEPVAARLIHAPGGQGKTRLAGHVGVLAAAAGCAVWQVTHTPALAAGADAGGVSRVGVPAGAVLVVVDYADRWPASALLALLTQMHDLHQTLRARIRVLLLARSDGYWWPAVADRADSDLGIDVDQMSLPPLAADSLDDWPGLFTTAAGRFADAMNLPAPAGGWPVPPPSGPGYGQVLAVHMAALATVDAHRHGRQAPTDPAAVSTYLLRREQAYWQHLHTRPEAPVPTRPELMHRVVFTATLTGARPRPVARQALTCAGFTDTENPVDRVIDDHTVCYPPADGRTVFEPVHPDRLGEDLIALSIPDGQNAENRLARDWAPGAVTGLLTTALPEPPVWTAAAVTTLVEAARRWPHLAEQMLYPLIRTHPHLIIAAGGATLTRLTGIPGLDPAVLEPLEPLLPANRHIDLDIAAAITTTLTTHRLTHTTDPAEQARLHATHAFRLANAGRREQALARAEEATVIYRRLAEANPDACLPDLAMSLNNLGNRLSELGLREQALARAEEATVIYRRLAEANPDACLPDLAMSLNNLGNRLSELGLREQALARAEEATVIYRRLAEANPDACLPDLAMSLNNLGNRLSELGLREQALARAEEATVIYRRLAEANPDAYLPDLAASLNNLGNRLSELGRREQALTVAEEAVTIRRGLAEANPDAYLPDLAVSLNNLGIFLSGLGRREQALARAEEAATIRRGLAEANPDAYLPDLAVSLNNLGIFLSGLGRREQALARAEEAATIRRGLAEANPDAYLPDLAVSLNNLGIFLSGLGRREQALAPAEEATVIYRRLAEANPDAYLPDLAMSLNNLGAFLSELGRREQALAQAEEATVIYRRLAEANPDAYLPDLAASLNNLGNRLSELGRREQALARAEEAVTIRRGLAEANPDAYLPDLAASLHNLGAFLSELGRREQALAQAEEATVIYRRLAEANPDAYLPDLAASLNNLGNHLSELGRREQALARAEEAVTIRRGLAEANPDAYLPDLAASLHNLGTFLSGLGRREQALARAEEAVTIRRGLAEANPDAYLPDLAMSLRAYGWVCVNVKANYAQALESVTEAIGLFEPLTEQLPDVFAGQLISAYRTLADVLDGLGRADEATDLRRQLDQLAGHGRAS, encoded by the coding sequence GTGACCGGGAACCTGGTCTTCGGCGACATCGTCCAGATCGCGCACGTGGGTGGGGATGTGACCATCGTCAGCCGGCAGCCGCCGCCGTACCGGGTCGTACCGGCCGATGACCGGCCGGTTCCGGTCAGTGCGGACCGGGCGCGGGCGCAGCCGAGCCGGTTGCTGCTGGCCCGTCACCAGATCGTGCCGTTCACCGGCCGGCAACGCACCCTGGACAGCCTGGCCACCTGGTCGGACGGGTCCGAGCCGGTCGCGGCGCGGCTGATCCACGCTCCCGGAGGACAGGGCAAGACCCGGCTGGCCGGACACGTCGGCGTCCTGGCCGCGGCGGCGGGATGCGCGGTGTGGCAGGTCACCCACACCCCGGCTCTGGCTGCGGGCGCGGATGCCGGTGGGGTGTCGCGGGTCGGGGTGCCCGCCGGTGCGGTGCTGGTGGTGGTCGACTACGCCGACCGGTGGCCGGCCTCGGCACTGTTGGCCCTGCTCACCCAGATGCACGACCTGCACCAGACGCTCCGGGCCCGGATCCGGGTCCTGCTGCTGGCCCGCTCGGACGGTTATTGGTGGCCGGCGGTCGCCGACCGCGCCGACAGCGATCTCGGCATCGACGTCGACCAGATGAGCCTGCCCCCGCTGGCCGCCGACAGCCTCGACGACTGGCCGGGCCTGTTCACCACGGCCGCCGGCCGGTTCGCCGACGCGATGAATCTGCCGGCCCCGGCGGGCGGGTGGCCGGTGCCGCCGCCGTCCGGCCCCGGGTACGGGCAGGTCCTGGCCGTGCACATGGCTGCCCTCGCCACCGTCGACGCCCACCGGCACGGCCGGCAGGCCCCGACCGATCCGGCGGCGGTGTCGACATATCTGCTGCGACGGGAACAGGCCTACTGGCAGCACCTGCACACCCGTCCCGAAGCCCCCGTACCGACCCGGCCGGAACTGATGCACCGGGTCGTGTTCACCGCGACGCTGACCGGCGCCCGGCCCCGTCCCGTCGCCAGGCAGGCACTGACCTGCGCCGGATTCACCGACACCGAGAATCCCGTGGACCGGGTCATCGACGACCACACCGTCTGCTACCCGCCCGCCGATGGGCGCACGGTGTTCGAACCGGTGCACCCGGACCGGCTCGGCGAGGACCTGATCGCCCTGTCGATACCCGACGGCCAGAACGCGGAGAACCGGCTGGCCCGCGACTGGGCGCCCGGGGCGGTCACCGGGCTGCTCACCACCGCGTTGCCAGAGCCGCCGGTGTGGACCGCGGCGGCGGTCACCACGCTGGTCGAGGCCGCCCGCCGATGGCCACACCTGGCCGAGCAGATGCTGTACCCGTTGATCCGGACCCACCCGCACCTGATCATCGCCGCAGGCGGAGCCACCCTCACCCGCCTGACCGGCATCCCCGGCCTCGACCCGGCTGTGCTGGAACCCCTGGAACCGCTGCTACCCGCCAATCGGCACATCGACCTCGACATCGCCGCCGCCATCACCACCACCCTCACCACCCACCGGCTTACCCACACCACTGACCCCGCCGAACAAGCCCGGCTACACGCCACCCACGCCTTCCGACTGGCCAACGCCGGCCGTCGGGAGCAGGCCCTGGCCCGGGCTGAGGAAGCGACCGTCATTTACCGCCGGTTGGCCGAGGCCAACCCTGATGCCTGCCTGCCCGATCTCGCCATGTCGTTGAACAACCTCGGTAACCGCCTGTCCGAGTTGGGCCTTCGGGAGCAGGCTTTGGCCCGGGCTGAGGAAGCGACCGTCATTTACCGCCGGTTGGCCGAGGCCAACCCTGATGCCTGCCTGCCCGATCTCGCCATGTCGTTGAACAACCTCGGTAACCGCCTGTCCGAGTTGGGCCTTCGGGAGCAGGCTTTGGCCCGGGCTGAGGAAGCGACCGTCATTTACCGCCGGTTGGCCGAGGCCAACCCTGATGCCTGCCTGCCCGATCTCGCCATGTCGTTGAACAACCTCGGTAACCGCCTGTCCGAGTTGGGCCTTCGGGAGCAGGCTTTGGCCCGGGCTGAGGAAGCGACCGTCATTTACCGCCGGTTGGCCGAGGCCAACCCTGATGCCTACCTGCCCGACCTCGCCGCGTCGTTGAACAACCTCGGTAACCGCCTGTCCGAGTTGGGCCGCCGGGAGCAGGCCCTGACCGTGGCTGAGGAAGCCGTCACCATTCGGCGTGGGCTGGCCGAGGCCAACCCTGATGCCTACCTGCCCGACCTCGCCGTGTCGTTGAACAATCTCGGTATCTTCCTGTCCGGGCTGGGGCGTCGGGAGCAGGCCCTGGCCCGGGCTGAGGAAGCCGCTACTATCCGGCGTGGGCTGGCCGAGGCCAACCCTGATGCCTACCTGCCCGACCTCGCCGTGTCGTTGAACAATCTCGGTATCTTCCTGTCCGGGCTGGGGCGTCGGGAGCAGGCCCTGGCCCGGGCTGAGGAAGCCGCTACTATCCGGCGTGGGCTGGCCGAGGCCAACCCTGATGCCTACCTGCCCGACCTCGCCGTGTCGTTGAACAATCTCGGTATCTTCCTGTCCGGGCTGGGGCGTCGGGAGCAGGCCTTGGCCCCGGCTGAGGAAGCGACCGTTATTTACCGCCGGTTGGCCGAGGCCAACCCTGATGCCTACCTGCCCGACCTCGCCATGTCGTTGAACAATCTCGGCGCCTTCCTGTCCGAGTTGGGGCGTCGGGAGCAGGCCCTGGCTCAGGCTGAGGAAGCGACCGTCATCTACCGCCGGCTGGCCGAGGCCAACCCTGATGCCTACCTGCCCGACCTCGCCGCGTCGTTGAACAACCTCGGTAACCGCCTGTCCGAGTTGGGCCGTCGGGAGCAGGCCCTGGCCCGGGCTGAGGAAGCCGTCACCATTCGGCGTGGGCTGGCCGAGGCCAACCCTGATGCCTACCTGCCCGACCTCGCCGCGTCGTTGCACAACCTCGGCGCCTTCCTGTCCGAGTTGGGGCGTCGGGAGCAGGCCCTGGCTCAGGCTGAGGAAGCGACCGTCATCTACCGCCGGCTGGCCGAGGCCAACCCTGATGCCTACCTGCCCGACCTCGCCGCGTCGTTGAACAATCTCGGCAACCACCTGTCCGAGTTGGGCCGTCGGGAGCAGGCCCTGGCCCGGGCTGAGGAAGCCGTCACCATTCGGCGTGGGCTGGCCGAGGCCAACCCTGATGCCTACCTGCCCGACCTCGCCGCGTCGTTGCACAACCTCGGCACGTTCCTGTCCGGGCTGGGCCGTCGGGAGCAGGCCCTGGCCCGGGCTGAGGAAGCCGTCACCATTCGGCGTGGGCTGGCCGAGGCCAACCCCGACGCCTACCTGCCCGACCTCGCCATGTCGTTGCGGGCGTACGGGTGGGTGTGCGTGAACGTGAAAGCCAACTATGCCCAGGCTCTGGAATCGGTCACCGAGGCGATCGGCCTCTTCGAGCCACTCACCGAGCAACTGCCCGACGTGTTCGCCGGACAGCTGATTTCGGCGTACCGCACCTTGGCAGATGTCCTCGACGGTCTCGGCCGGGCCGATGAGGCAACGGACCTGCGCCGGCAGCTTGATCAGCTGGCCGGGCACGGCCGGGCCAGCTGA
- a CDS encoding molybdopterin molybdotransferase MoeA: protein MGAPWDQAYVIARDAADPLPGRTVPVEEALGQVLAGPVCCVRPVPAFDNAAMDGYAVAGDGPWTVRGRVLAGHATGEPLGPGDAVEIATGAPVPDGAEAVLPYEECTVTAGVVHAVRGQRAHIRRAGDALAEGAVVVPAGRVVTATVVAAAVQAGAQTVSTHRPPTVSLLVTGDEVITSGVPGPGQVRDSFTGPVAAVATRAGGRFRDSRHLPDDPDRLAAALAGSGADVIVVSGSSSKGAADHLHTLLAAEKATWLVCGVRCRPGHPQGLAVLPDGRFVVSLPGNPYAGLVAALTLLEPLVATLAGRPPGPLPTAAVSGRARLMPGGARIVPVTGGRIAGPGGSAGLHLAAIADALAVLPDTWTDGAAAPLLALP from the coding sequence GTGGGAGCCCCGTGGGATCAGGCGTACGTCATCGCACGGGACGCCGCCGATCCCCTGCCCGGCCGGACCGTGCCCGTGGAGGAGGCCCTCGGGCAGGTGCTCGCCGGGCCGGTGTGCTGTGTACGGCCGGTGCCGGCGTTCGACAACGCGGCCATGGACGGTTACGCGGTCGCCGGTGACGGGCCGTGGACCGTACGGGGACGGGTGCTCGCCGGCCACGCCACCGGAGAGCCGCTGGGCCCCGGTGACGCCGTGGAGATCGCGACCGGGGCGCCGGTGCCGGACGGGGCCGAGGCGGTGCTGCCGTACGAGGAGTGCACGGTGACCGCGGGTGTCGTGCACGCGGTGCGCGGGCAGCGGGCGCACATCCGGCGGGCCGGGGATGCGCTCGCCGAGGGAGCGGTGGTGGTTCCGGCCGGGCGGGTCGTGACGGCCACCGTGGTCGCGGCCGCCGTGCAGGCCGGGGCGCAGACGGTCTCCACGCATCGGCCGCCGACCGTGTCGCTGCTGGTCACCGGCGATGAGGTGATCACCAGTGGGGTGCCGGGGCCGGGTCAGGTGCGGGACAGTTTCACCGGGCCGGTCGCGGCGGTCGCCACCCGGGCCGGCGGCCGTTTCCGGGACAGCCGGCATCTGCCCGACGACCCGGACCGGCTGGCCGCCGCCCTCGCCGGGTCCGGCGCGGACGTGATCGTGGTGAGTGGTTCGTCGTCGAAGGGGGCCGCCGATCACCTGCACACGCTGCTGGCCGCGGAGAAGGCGACCTGGCTGGTGTGCGGCGTGCGGTGCCGTCCCGGGCACCCGCAGGGCCTGGCGGTGCTGCCGGACGGGCGGTTCGTGGTGAGCTTGCCGGGGAACCCGTACGCCGGCCTGGTCGCCGCCTTGACCCTGCTCGAACCGCTGGTGGCGACGCTGGCCGGACGTCCGCCCGGCCCGCTGCCGACCGCCGCGGTGAGCGGCCGCGCCCGGCTGATGCCCGGCGGCGCCCGCATCGTCCCGGTGACCGGCGGCCGCATCGCGGGCCCGGGCGGTTCGGCGGGCCTGCACCTGGCGGCCATCGCCGACGCCCTGGCCGTCCTGCCCGACACGTGGACCGACGGCGCCGCCGCCCCGCTGCTCGCCCTGCCGTGA
- a CDS encoding caspase family protein encodes MAGDVYVLLVGVNDYGGRMTALDGCLNDIDGFRELLRDQVPRPMLRIRELRDAEATRHAVMDGFTGHLARAGTGDAAVFYFSGYGSVEPESEHPTIVCADSRTPGVPDLAEAEINALIAEVTAGGAHMLVILDCGHTHRYTSAGRRSRAVPPDPQSRRIALTPELNPPRVVLAACRPDQTASELVIDSLSQGAFSAMLRQGLATPETFSYYVQHNWAYHWVTQLVGDQEPVGYAVPPASMDEPMFGGIVRPRPPGVRLERYQGHWWIDVGPAHRVPPPLDGRTTVVAVHPPEPDGAPPLGRARVTEVESRHCRVTVDPGWDPDPGLRYPATVVDLPLPPGGIRLDGVPEATDLVRAHIADSPHIREAGDGEFVVHARYGWLMIAGPDGTPLAAPVPATPEGAVIVRERLDHLGRWQAVKQLDNPVSTIARGQVRLHRTNHNPRPMLDTFQSWPTAPGDSDPVDLAYQAADDLSLGNATDRPLYCALLTLTDDLRIHDRLLPTRLIPPRSGVDVSEGFSVAGVIPEDRWNGRAVVEAWWKIIVSEQPFDSAAFDLPRLGEPVPTRSAAVRTSRNVLDRLAVQAVTRDEATDPDGGPEWATVLLTVRLHLSPAPLRR; translated from the coding sequence ATGGCCGGTGACGTCTACGTCCTCCTGGTAGGTGTGAACGACTACGGCGGCCGCATGACCGCGCTGGACGGCTGCCTCAACGACATCGACGGGTTCCGGGAGCTGCTACGCGACCAGGTCCCGCGGCCGATGCTGCGGATCCGGGAACTACGCGACGCCGAAGCGACGCGGCATGCCGTCATGGACGGATTCACCGGCCACCTCGCCCGGGCCGGGACCGGAGACGCGGCGGTCTTCTACTTCTCCGGGTACGGGTCGGTGGAACCGGAAAGCGAACACCCGACCATCGTGTGCGCCGACAGCCGGACACCCGGTGTCCCGGACCTGGCCGAGGCGGAGATCAACGCCCTGATCGCCGAGGTCACCGCCGGCGGCGCCCACATGCTGGTCATCCTGGACTGCGGCCACACCCACCGCTACACGAGTGCCGGCAGACGGTCACGCGCCGTCCCGCCCGACCCGCAGTCGCGCCGGATCGCGCTCACCCCGGAACTCAACCCGCCACGTGTCGTCCTGGCCGCCTGCCGACCCGATCAAACGGCCTCGGAGCTGGTGATCGACAGCCTTTCCCAGGGCGCCTTCTCGGCGATGCTGCGGCAGGGGCTGGCCACACCGGAGACCTTCTCGTACTACGTGCAGCACAACTGGGCGTACCACTGGGTCACCCAGCTGGTCGGCGATCAGGAACCGGTCGGCTACGCCGTACCGCCCGCCTCCATGGACGAGCCGATGTTCGGCGGGATCGTGCGGCCGCGCCCGCCCGGGGTCAGGCTGGAGCGCTACCAGGGCCACTGGTGGATCGACGTGGGCCCGGCGCACCGCGTCCCGCCGCCGCTGGACGGCCGGACCACGGTCGTGGCGGTCCATCCTCCGGAGCCGGACGGCGCACCACCGCTGGGCCGTGCCCGGGTGACCGAGGTGGAGTCCCGCCACTGCCGGGTGACCGTCGACCCCGGCTGGGACCCCGACCCGGGCCTGCGGTATCCGGCCACCGTCGTCGACCTGCCGCTGCCGCCGGGCGGGATCCGGCTGGACGGCGTCCCGGAGGCCACCGACCTGGTCCGCGCCCACATCGCGGACTCCCCGCACATCCGCGAAGCCGGCGACGGCGAGTTCGTGGTCCACGCTCGTTACGGATGGCTGATGATCGCCGGGCCCGACGGCACGCCGCTGGCCGCGCCGGTTCCGGCCACTCCGGAGGGCGCCGTCATCGTCCGGGAGCGGCTCGACCATCTGGGCCGCTGGCAGGCCGTCAAACAACTGGACAATCCGGTGTCGACGATCGCCCGCGGGCAGGTGCGCCTGCACCGGACCAACCACAATCCCCGGCCCATGCTCGACACGTTCCAGTCGTGGCCTACCGCACCGGGAGACAGCGATCCCGTAGACCTCGCCTATCAGGCGGCCGACGACCTGTCCCTGGGCAACGCGACCGACCGTCCCCTGTACTGCGCCCTACTCACCCTGACCGACGATCTCCGGATCCACGACCGGCTGCTCCCCACCCGGCTGATCCCACCACGTTCCGGCGTGGACGTCTCCGAGGGCTTCTCGGTGGCCGGCGTCATCCCCGAGGATCGCTGGAACGGCCGTGCCGTCGTCGAGGCGTGGTGGAAGATCATTGTCTCGGAGCAGCCGTTCGACTCGGCCGCGTTCGACCTGCCCCGCCTCGGCGAGCCCGTCCCCACACGATCGGCGGCCGTCCGGACCAGCCGCAACGTCCTCGACCGGCTGGCGGTCCAGGCTGTCACCCGTGACGAGGCGACGGACCCGGACGGCGGACCGGAGTGGGCAACCGTCCTGCTCACCGTACGGCTCCACCTGTCTCCCGCTCCGCTCAGACGGTGA
- a CDS encoding lipoprotein, with the protein MKISKVAVAAVLAVGGCSSTSSPTPQAEAPSAPGAAAAVRVGPAGSACELPVSFELAEDWEPKAVDVEALGELAELARVGVFNVRCEIDAKPAGNIGFLRVHVAGGLSGAPRDHLKMFVKASSRGQEVSGATYSDVQIGGGQAAEVTWESYNKVLDHKSKYSAFALNTKDGAMVVQLSPFGADEHPGMLPAFQLAERTLEITS; encoded by the coding sequence GTGAAGATCTCCAAGGTTGCCGTGGCCGCGGTTCTGGCCGTCGGCGGTTGTTCCAGCACCTCATCACCCACCCCACAAGCCGAGGCGCCGTCCGCCCCCGGCGCCGCTGCCGCCGTCCGGGTCGGGCCCGCGGGCAGCGCCTGCGAGCTGCCCGTCTCGTTCGAGCTGGCGGAGGACTGGGAGCCGAAGGCGGTCGACGTCGAGGCGCTCGGTGAGCTGGCAGAACTGGCCCGGGTCGGTGTCTTCAACGTTCGCTGCGAGATCGACGCGAAACCGGCCGGGAACATCGGCTTCCTGCGGGTGCATGTCGCCGGCGGGCTGTCCGGAGCGCCCCGCGACCACCTGAAGATGTTCGTCAAGGCGAGCTCCCGCGGCCAGGAGGTGTCCGGGGCCACCTACTCCGACGTGCAGATCGGCGGCGGGCAGGCGGCCGAGGTCACCTGGGAGTCCTACAACAAGGTGCTCGACCACAAGAGCAAGTACTCGGCGTTCGCCCTGAACACCAAGGACGGCGCCATGGTCGTGCAGCTCAGCCCGTTCGGAGCGGACGAGCATCCGGGCATGCTGCCGGCGTTCCAGCTCGCCGAGCGCACCCTCGAGATCACATCATGA
- a CDS encoding class I SAM-dependent methyltransferase, translating into MHDDARRLPLATGSVDAVFAAGLINHLPSPAGGLRELARITRPGGRLVLFHPSGRAALAARHGRTLGPDEPLAEHVLRVTAADTGWVLTGYDDAEHRFLAVAARR; encoded by the coding sequence ATGCATGATGACGCCCGGCGGCTTCCGCTGGCGACCGGGTCGGTGGACGCGGTGTTCGCCGCCGGGCTGATCAACCACCTGCCGTCCCCGGCCGGCGGGCTGCGGGAGCTGGCCCGGATCACCCGGCCGGGCGGGCGGCTGGTGCTGTTCCACCCGTCGGGCCGGGCCGCGCTCGCCGCCCGGCATGGCCGTACGCTGGGGCCGGACGAGCCGCTGGCCGAGCACGTCCTGCGGGTCACCGCCGCCGACACCGGCTGGGTGCTGACCGGCTACGACGACGCCGAGCACCGGTTCCTCGCGGTGGCGGCCCGCCGATAG